Proteins from one Deltaproteobacteria bacterium genomic window:
- the glnD gene encoding [protein-PII] uridylyltransferase yields the protein MMPPDGGEPLAGLGPFAPDGNWGRQAKDYLLRAREILCQQHLAGASGHDIVRGYTGVMDHLVRALFEAATAAYASRYAMLTQRCVVVAQGGYGRGELNPGSDIDLLFLHPHKSEPYVETVAEKMLYTLWDTGLTVGQATRNVSECVRLAASDLKVKTALLDARFICGDQALYAQFAQTMEAQVLKRNAERFYKDKLAENAERHQRYGDSVYVLEPQIKEGEGGLRDLHTAMWLAKVKYKTNEVSELVHKGVITERERAELEAARDFLWRVRNALHFLSGQHQDQLTFEYQERIAAEFGYADTRELKGVERFMRDYYLQAAAVNRFASEIIERCTGRARVSALIGRYTGREIRPGVRITGGEISVGDPALFREQPAELIRVFFDTQRHDVKLSHATRRHLRAHADLIDDTVRADPAVAEAFLQILGWKYGVYETLYEMHWLGVLGALLPEFGALLCLAQHDVYHIYTVDQHSLMGVRELERLREGHYKTSVPLLTEVMREVDQVEVLFLGMLFHDSGKGKGGGHSEKGASMMPGIAARLRLNADAAAQLEFLVRHHLTMTHLAQRRDIRDEKLVVDFAKTVGNAGNLKKLFLLTFADMKAVGPKVWSSWQDMLLSELYLNALGVLEKGEFVPSDQQERVARIRRRVAAALEPAQRERAAPFLADMPDRYFLQTPEEDIPRHLTLVGHLREEPLVTAVRHFPEREFSEFTVITADQPGLFARIAGVLAAHGMNIVGANISTSDSGVALDVFRVSHLERAEMAQDDERWERIQVTLGQVIAGTVDVEQLVAKSRRPSSIKKKFVPRVGTDVRVDNEVSADYTVLDVYAQDRVGLLFTITNSLFHLGLSIDLAKITTNVDQVLDVFYVSESGRKIVDPARLAEIRGQLVERLEADAQAAA from the coding sequence ATGATGCCGCCGGACGGCGGCGAACCGCTGGCCGGACTCGGGCCGTTCGCCCCCGACGGCAACTGGGGCCGGCAGGCCAAGGACTATCTGCTGCGAGCGCGCGAGATCCTCTGCCAGCAACACCTCGCCGGCGCCAGCGGCCACGATATCGTGCGCGGCTACACCGGCGTGATGGATCATCTCGTCCGGGCCCTGTTCGAGGCCGCGACGGCCGCGTACGCCAGCCGCTACGCCATGCTGACCCAGCGCTGCGTGGTGGTGGCGCAAGGCGGCTACGGGCGCGGCGAACTCAATCCCGGCTCGGATATCGATCTGCTCTTCCTCCACCCCCACAAGAGCGAACCCTACGTCGAAACCGTCGCCGAGAAGATGCTCTACACCTTGTGGGACACGGGCCTGACCGTAGGCCAGGCGACCCGCAACGTCAGCGAGTGCGTGCGCTTGGCGGCCAGCGACCTCAAGGTCAAGACCGCCTTGCTCGATGCCCGCTTCATTTGCGGCGATCAGGCGCTCTACGCACAGTTCGCCCAGACCATGGAAGCGCAAGTGCTCAAGCGCAACGCCGAACGCTTCTACAAGGACAAGCTGGCGGAGAACGCCGAGCGCCACCAGCGTTACGGCGACTCGGTCTACGTGCTCGAGCCCCAGATCAAGGAGGGCGAAGGCGGCCTGCGCGATCTCCACACCGCGATGTGGTTGGCCAAGGTCAAGTACAAGACCAACGAGGTCTCCGAGTTGGTCCACAAAGGCGTCATCACCGAGCGTGAGCGGGCAGAACTCGAGGCCGCGCGCGATTTCCTGTGGCGGGTGCGCAACGCCCTGCACTTCCTCTCCGGCCAGCACCAGGACCAGCTGACGTTCGAGTACCAGGAGCGCATCGCCGCCGAGTTCGGCTACGCCGACACCCGCGAGCTCAAGGGCGTCGAGCGCTTCATGCGCGACTACTACCTGCAAGCCGCCGCCGTGAACCGCTTCGCTTCCGAGATCATCGAACGTTGCACCGGGCGGGCGCGGGTGTCGGCGCTGATCGGCCGCTACACCGGGCGCGAGATTCGCCCGGGCGTGCGCATCACCGGCGGCGAGATCTCGGTCGGTGATCCGGCGCTGTTCCGCGAGCAGCCGGCCGAGTTGATCCGCGTCTTCTTCGACACCCAACGCCACGACGTCAAGCTCTCACACGCCACCCGCCGCCACCTCCGCGCCCACGCCGACCTCATCGACGACACCGTGCGCGCTGACCCGGCGGTGGCCGAGGCCTTTCTGCAGATCCTGGGCTGGAAATACGGCGTCTACGAAACCCTCTACGAGATGCATTGGCTGGGCGTACTGGGCGCGCTGCTGCCGGAGTTCGGCGCCCTGCTCTGCCTGGCGCAGCACGACGTCTATCACATCTACACCGTCGATCAGCACTCGCTCATGGGCGTGCGCGAGCTCGAACGGCTGCGCGAGGGCCACTACAAGACCAGCGTGCCCCTGCTGACCGAGGTGATGCGCGAGGTCGATCAGGTCGAGGTGCTGTTTCTCGGCATGCTTTTCCACGACTCCGGCAAGGGCAAGGGCGGCGGCCACTCGGAGAAGGGCGCCAGCATGATGCCGGGCATCGCCGCCCGCCTGCGCCTGAACGCCGACGCCGCGGCCCAGCTCGAATTCCTGGTGCGCCACCACCTCACCATGACGCATCTGGCGCAGCGCCGTGACATCCGCGACGAAAAACTCGTGGTCGATTTCGCCAAGACCGTGGGCAATGCCGGCAATCTCAAGAAGCTCTTCCTGCTGACCTTCGCCGACATGAAGGCGGTCGGGCCCAAGGTGTGGAGCAGCTGGCAGGACATGCTGCTGAGCGAACTGTATCTCAACGCCCTCGGGGTGTTGGAGAAGGGCGAGTTCGTCCCCTCGGATCAGCAGGAGCGGGTCGCCCGCATCCGGCGCCGGGTGGCGGCCGCGCTCGAGCCGGCTCAGCGCGAGCGCGCCGCCCCGTTCCTCGCCGACATGCCCGATCGTTACTTCCTGCAAACGCCCGAGGAAGACATCCCGCGTCACCTCACCTTGGTCGGCCACCTGCGCGAAGAACCGCTGGTGACGGCCGTGCGCCATTTTCCCGAGCGCGAGTTCAGCGAATTCACCGTCATCACCGCTGATCAGCCGGGCCTGTTCGCCCGCATCGCCGGGGTCTTGGCGGCCCACGGCATGAACATCGTCGGCGCCAACATCAGCACCAGCGATAGCGGTGTCGCCCTCGATGTGTTCCGCGTCTCCCACCTCGAGCGCGCGGAGATGGCCCAGGACGACGAGCGCTGGGAACGCATCCAGGTCACCCTCGGCCAAGTGATCGCGGGCACGGTGGACGTCGAGCAGTTGGTGGCCAAGTCGCGCCGCCCCTCCAGTATCAAGAAGAAGTTCGTGCCGCGGGTAGGCACCGACGTGCGCGTCGATAACGAGGTCTCGGCCGACTACACCGTTCTCGATGTCTACGCCCAGGATCGCGTCGGCTTGCTCTTCACCATCACTAACAGCTTGTTCCATCTCGGGCTGTCGATCGATCTGGCCAAGATCACCACCAACGTCGATCAGGTCCTCGACGTCTTCTACGTCAGCGAGAGCGGACGCAAGATCGTCGACCCGGCGCGCCTGGCCGAGATCCGCGGCCAGCTGGTAGAGCGCTTGGAAGCCGACGCGCAGGCGGCGGCGTGA
- a CDS encoding site-2 protease family protein, protein MVESFLQSLSVWALPVLAAIVLHELAHGLVAYWLGDQTAARAGRLTLNPLAHVDPIGSVALPLLLLVLQAPFLFGYAKPVPVNFGQLRRPRRDMVLVAAAGPATNLLLAVVSAVGLQLLLSISLSRDSAFTGVAVATLTPLALMARNSVIINVVLAVFNLLPLLPLDGGRVLVGLLPRAQAIAFARLEPFGMMIVFALLATHTLSAVIGPVVNLFLRALL, encoded by the coding sequence GTGGTTGAGTCGTTCCTGCAAAGTCTCTCGGTCTGGGCGCTGCCGGTACTGGCGGCGATCGTGCTGCACGAATTGGCGCATGGGTTGGTGGCCTATTGGCTCGGCGACCAGACGGCGGCCCGCGCCGGGCGGCTGACGCTCAACCCGCTGGCGCACGTGGATCCGATCGGGAGCGTGGCACTGCCGCTGCTGCTGCTGGTGCTCCAGGCGCCGTTCCTGTTCGGCTACGCCAAGCCGGTGCCGGTGAATTTCGGCCAACTGCGCCGCCCGCGCCGCGACATGGTGCTGGTGGCCGCGGCCGGTCCCGCCACCAACCTGCTGCTGGCGGTTGTCAGTGCGGTGGGGTTGCAGTTGCTGCTCTCGATCTCGTTGTCGCGCGACAGCGCGTTTACCGGTGTGGCGGTTGCCACGCTGACGCCACTGGCGCTGATGGCGCGCAACAGCGTGATCATCAACGTGGTGCTGGCCGTCTTCAATCTACTGCCGCTGCTGCCGCTCGACGGCGGGCGCGTGCTGGTCGGGCTGCTGCCGCGGGCGCAGGCGATCGCCTTTGCCCGCCTCGAACCCTTCGGCATGATGATCGTGTTCGCCCTGCTGGCTACCCACACGCTCAGCGCCGTGATCGGCCCGGTGGTGAATTTGTTCCTGCGGGCCTTGTTGTGA
- the mutS gene encoding DNA mismatch repair protein MutS encodes MKLTPMLEQYLRVKGEHPDALLFFRLGDFYELFFEDAERAARMLDLTLTSRSKKDDVRIPMCGVPYHSVQPYIAKLLAAGVKVAICEQVEDPATAQGLVDRAVVRVVTPATVTEEECLDPKTPNFLAAVAYAEGGYGLAAADLSTGEMRLLATADLAAIGDELGRLLPRELLLPEGVAQTAVLEAAAVQALVSRLPAADFSGAAGAAWLHDHATEPPPATAAAALGAVLAYLARTHRASVAHLRPPALDDGSGRLVLDEATRRNLELLSTLRGERRGSLLWVLDHTQTPMGGRLLRSWLLSPLTSVAAIGGRLEAVEALLERPSQRKEIAAALATVGDLERLAARLAAARVTPRDLLALAAALATAGTIRALLQDVPATALAAGREALDDLPAVQARIAAAIADQPPLNPRSGGVIRAGFDPLVDELRELSRSGKDWIARFEASERTRTGIQSLKVRFNQVFGYYLEVTKPNLHLVPSEYRRKQTVAGAERFVTPELEAYEAKVLNAEERGRAREFELFSALVADIGAEQTRLGRTAAALAQIDALCSLAAVAERQRYCRPRLTRDPGIAVRDGRHPVVELMAGRAGFVPNDCNLDPEQQQLLVITGPNMAGKSTYLRQVALIVLLAQIGSFVPAAEATVGVVDRLFTRVGASDNLAGGESTFMVEMKETAHILGHLSGRSLVILDEIGRGTSTFDGISIAWAVAEHLHDNTAATGRPLVLFATHYHELTDLARTKPRVRNFSVAVREWKGEIVFLRRIVPGPASQSYGIQVAQLAGVPVPVIGRAKEILHNLEQGELTDAGVPRLAQQDGTANGQLPLFGPPPARDPLRAELADIDVDRLSPLEALMRLNQLVRLARGEGS; translated from the coding sequence ATGAAACTGACTCCGATGCTCGAGCAGTACCTGCGCGTCAAGGGCGAGCACCCGGATGCGCTGCTGTTCTTTCGCCTGGGCGATTTTTACGAGCTGTTCTTCGAAGACGCCGAGCGGGCGGCACGCATGCTCGACCTCACGCTCACCTCGCGCAGCAAGAAGGATGACGTCCGCATCCCCATGTGCGGCGTGCCCTACCACTCGGTGCAGCCGTACATAGCCAAACTCTTGGCTGCCGGCGTCAAGGTCGCCATCTGCGAGCAGGTCGAGGACCCGGCGACGGCGCAGGGCCTGGTCGATCGTGCGGTGGTGCGCGTGGTCACGCCGGCGACGGTTACCGAAGAGGAGTGTCTGGATCCAAAGACACCCAATTTTCTGGCGGCAGTTGCCTATGCGGAAGGCGGCTATGGGCTGGCCGCAGCCGACTTGTCGACCGGTGAGATGCGCCTGTTGGCGACGGCCGATCTGGCCGCGATCGGCGACGAACTGGGCCGACTGTTGCCGCGCGAGCTGCTGTTACCCGAGGGCGTGGCTCAAACAGCGGTGTTGGAGGCCGCGGCGGTGCAAGCGCTGGTGAGCCGGCTGCCGGCCGCCGATTTCAGTGGGGCGGCGGGCGCGGCCTGGCTGCATGATCACGCCACAGAGCCGCCGCCGGCAACAGCCGCGGCCGCGCTCGGGGCGGTGCTGGCCTACTTGGCGCGCACCCATCGCGCCAGCGTAGCGCATTTGCGCCCGCCCGCCCTCGACGACGGCAGCGGGCGGCTGGTGCTCGATGAGGCGACCCGGCGCAACTTGGAGCTGCTCAGCACGCTGCGCGGCGAGCGCCGCGGCTCGCTGCTGTGGGTGCTCGACCACACCCAGACGCCGATGGGCGGCCGCCTGCTGCGCAGCTGGCTGCTGTCGCCGCTGACGAGCGTGGCTGCCATCGGCGGCCGGCTCGAGGCGGTGGAAGCGTTGCTCGAACGGCCGTCGCAACGCAAAGAGATCGCAGCCGCGCTGGCCACCGTCGGCGACCTCGAACGCCTGGCCGCACGGCTAGCCGCCGCCCGCGTCACGCCGCGTGATCTACTGGCGCTGGCCGCCGCCCTCGCCACCGCCGGCACCATTCGCGCACTACTGCAGGATGTGCCGGCCACCGCCCTGGCGGCCGGGCGCGAGGCCCTCGACGATCTGCCGGCAGTCCAAGCCCGCATTGCCGCCGCCATCGCCGACCAGCCGCCGCTCAATCCCCGCAGCGGCGGGGTCATTCGCGCCGGCTTTGATCCGCTGGTCGACGAGCTGCGCGAGCTGTCGCGTAGCGGCAAGGACTGGATCGCCCGCTTCGAGGCCAGCGAGCGTACCCGCACCGGCATCCAGTCGCTGAAAGTGCGCTTCAACCAAGTGTTCGGTTACTACCTCGAGGTGACCAAACCCAACTTGCACCTGGTGCCGAGCGAGTATCGCCGCAAACAGACCGTGGCCGGGGCCGAACGCTTTGTCACCCCCGAGCTGGAAGCCTACGAGGCCAAGGTGCTCAATGCCGAGGAGCGTGGGCGGGCGCGCGAGTTCGAGCTGTTCAGCGCGCTGGTGGCGGACATCGGTGCCGAGCAAACCCGCCTCGGCCGCACCGCTGCCGCGCTGGCGCAGATCGACGCCCTATGCTCGCTCGCGGCCGTCGCCGAGCGGCAACGCTATTGCCGGCCGCGGCTCACGCGTGACCCCGGTATCGCCGTTCGTGATGGCCGCCATCCGGTGGTGGAGCTGATGGCAGGCCGCGCCGGCTTTGTGCCCAACGACTGCAACCTCGACCCCGAACAGCAGCAACTGCTGGTGATCACCGGCCCGAACATGGCCGGCAAATCGACCTACCTGCGCCAAGTCGCACTGATCGTGCTGCTGGCCCAGATCGGCAGCTTCGTGCCCGCGGCCGAAGCCACCGTCGGCGTGGTCGATCGCCTGTTCACCCGCGTCGGCGCCTCCGACAACCTGGCCGGCGGCGAGTCCACGTTCATGGTCGAGATGAAAGAGACGGCCCACATCCTCGGCCATCTCAGCGGGCGCAGCCTGGTGATCCTCGATGAAATCGGACGCGGCACCAGCACCTTCGACGGCATCTCGATCGCCTGGGCGGTGGCCGAGCATCTGCACGACAACACCGCCGCCACCGGCCGGCCGCTGGTCTTGTTCGCCACCCACTACCACGAGCTGACCGACCTGGCGCGCACCAAGCCGCGGGTACGCAACTTCTCCGTCGCCGTGCGCGAGTGGAAAGGCGAGATCGTATTCCTGCGCCGAATCGTACCGGGCCCGGCCAGCCAGAGTTACGGTATCCAGGTGGCGCAGCTAGCCGGAGTGCCGGTGCCGGTCATCGGCCGCGCCAAGGAAATCCTGCACAACCTCGAACAGGGCGAGCTGACCGATGCCGGCGTACCACGCCTGGCCCAGCAGGACGGTACGGCCAACGGACAGCTCCCGCTGTTCGGCCCGCCGCCGGCGCGCGACCCGTTGCGCGCCGAGCTCGCGGATATCGATGTCGATCGCCTCAGCCCGCTCGAGGCGCTGATGCGGCTCAACCAGCTCGTGCGCTTGGCACGCGGCGAGGGCTCGTGA
- a CDS encoding N-acetylmuramoyl-L-alanine amidase, whose translation MRRGRQTGGGSTIPAGNILWLIGAFLLHATPVAAAGVPQLQVVRCLGGRDYSRLVLELSQPVEHRMQRLPASPTAPARVHLDLLGARLPPSPPPACATAGPLTRVQLAQTDRGVRLVLDVASTSAVRVFPFLDLFRLVVDVEVAAARPAPPSTPAVSARARRAPIPPRPPAEPLAAAVPFKVVIDPGHGGKDPGAIGSSGIREKDVVLAIARELRDLLQALPGVAVVLTRDDDVFLSLEERTAKANSEHADLFVSVHANASPNSERSGIETYYLNNTDDRATLRLAAMENGLASVTGRRQKDRDAALILSALIQNYKVAESAALAAAVQRGLVSTLAAQWPNIVDLGVKQGPFYVLVGAGMPCVLAEISFVTHPLEGARLGQVEYRQALAEGLMRGIRQFVDSQRAAGTL comes from the coding sequence GTGAGGCGCGGCCGGCAGACCGGCGGCGGGAGCACCATCCCAGCCGGCAACATCCTCTGGCTCATCGGCGCTTTCCTATTGCATGCGACACCCGTCGCGGCTGCCGGTGTCCCGCAGCTACAAGTCGTCCGCTGCCTGGGCGGGCGCGATTACAGCCGCCTCGTCCTCGAGCTGTCACAGCCGGTGGAGCACCGGATGCAGCGGCTGCCGGCAAGCCCAACGGCGCCCGCACGTGTCCATCTCGACTTGCTCGGGGCACGCCTGCCGCCCAGCCCGCCCCCGGCCTGCGCCACGGCCGGGCCGCTGACTCGCGTGCAGCTGGCTCAGACCGATCGCGGCGTGCGGCTGGTACTCGACGTGGCCAGCACTAGCGCGGTGCGGGTGTTCCCCTTCTTGGATCTGTTCCGCTTGGTGGTGGATGTCGAAGTGGCCGCCGCCAGGCCGGCGCCACCGTCCACGCCGGCAGTCTCGGCCCGCGCCCGCCGCGCGCCGATCCCACCGCGCCCGCCGGCCGAGCCCCTTGCGGCCGCCGTACCGTTCAAGGTCGTGATCGACCCCGGCCACGGCGGTAAAGATCCCGGCGCCATCGGTAGCAGCGGTATACGAGAGAAAGACGTCGTGCTTGCCATCGCGCGGGAGCTGCGCGACCTGCTGCAGGCGCTACCGGGCGTGGCGGTGGTGCTGACTCGCGACGACGATGTCTTTCTCTCGCTCGAAGAGCGCACCGCCAAGGCCAACAGCGAGCACGCCGATCTCTTCGTCTCGGTGCACGCCAACGCCAGCCCTAACTCGGAGCGTTCGGGCATCGAAACTTACTACCTCAACAACACCGACGACCGCGCCACCCTGCGCTTGGCAGCGATGGAAAACGGCCTGGCATCGGTTACCGGACGGCGGCAAAAGGATCGTGACGCGGCGTTGATCTTGAGCGCGCTGATTCAGAACTACAAGGTCGCCGAGTCGGCCGCCTTGGCCGCGGCCGTGCAGCGCGGGCTGGTCAGCACGCTTGCCGCCCAGTGGCCGAACATCGTCGATTTGGGGGTGAAGCAGGGCCCCTTTTACGTACTCGTGGGGGCTGGTATGCCGTGCGTGCTGGCGGAGATATCGTTCGTGACTCACCCGCTTGAAGGCGCCCGCTTGGGCCAGGTTGAATATCGTCAGGCGCTCGCCGAGGGCCTGATGCGTGGCATTCGTCAGTTCGTCGACAGCCAGCGCGCGGCCGGGACGTTGTGA
- the xerD gene encoding site-specific tyrosine recombinase XerD, translating to MTAQHNRSGLDRDIDRFIAYLAAERGLSPNTLAAYGADLAQLADHLERQHVSAADDVRPRHVIAFLESLAERGLSPRSRARMLAAVRAFFAFLLREQVVTVNPTRDLHLPRLGQRLPRSVSQSDIQQVIEAPPRQRQRARAGDEALAQRDAAMVELVYATGLRVSELVSLKVNQLNLEAGFLTVIGKGRKERAVPVGQYACERLKTYLEQARPALLRQRASAFLFVTRRAKPMTRQAFGLLLRQRVQRAGVAAKMSPHTLRHAFATHLVEGQADLRAVQMMLGHADISTTQVYTHVAREHLRAVHRKFHPRG from the coding sequence ATGACCGCGCAGCACAATCGCAGCGGGCTCGACCGCGACATCGATCGCTTCATCGCCTATCTCGCGGCCGAGCGCGGCCTGTCGCCCAACACCCTGGCCGCCTACGGCGCCGATCTGGCCCAACTGGCCGACCACCTCGAACGCCAGCACGTGAGCGCAGCCGATGACGTGCGTCCCCGCCACGTGATCGCGTTTCTCGAAAGCCTGGCCGAGCGCGGCCTCTCGCCCCGCAGCCGGGCGCGCATGCTCGCGGCGGTGCGGGCCTTCTTCGCCTTTCTGCTGCGCGAGCAAGTGGTGACGGTCAACCCGACGCGCGATCTCCACTTGCCGCGGCTGGGGCAACGGCTGCCGCGCTCGGTCTCGCAGAGTGACATCCAGCAGGTGATCGAGGCCCCGCCCCGCCAGCGGCAGCGGGCGCGCGCCGGGGACGAGGCGCTGGCGCAGCGCGACGCGGCGATGGTCGAGCTGGTCTACGCCACCGGCCTGCGTGTCTCCGAGCTGGTGTCGCTGAAGGTCAACCAGCTCAATCTCGAAGCCGGCTTCCTGACCGTCATCGGCAAGGGGCGCAAGGAGCGCGCGGTGCCCGTCGGCCAGTATGCCTGCGAGCGGCTCAAGACCTACCTCGAGCAAGCGCGCCCGGCGCTGCTGCGCCAGCGGGCGAGCGCCTTCTTGTTCGTCACCCGCCGCGCTAAACCCATGACCCGCCAAGCGTTCGGCCTACTGCTGCGCCAGCGCGTCCAACGCGCCGGCGTCGCCGCCAAGATGAGTCCGCATACTTTGCGGCACGCCTTTGCAACCCACCTGGTCGAAGGCCAGGCCGACCTGCGCGCGGTGCAGATGATGCTCGGCCACGCCGACATCTCGACCACACAGGTCTATACCCACGTTGCCCGCGAGCACTTGCGCGCGGTTCACCGCAAGTTCCACCCGCGCGGATGA
- the npdG gene encoding NADPH-dependent F420 reductase, translated as MGRIAFIGGTGPEGMGLALRCALAGESVIIGSRQQARAEAAAEKERYRLHLLRPGAHIEGCENAAAADRAEIVAMCVPFAGLEHTLHELRPQLAGKIILDVVNPLQVRHGVFKLEPVPAGSVGELTQQMVPQAHVVSAFKNLSAEELLHLHHPLAGDVILCGDHDQSKQQIVDLVHRMPNLRPIDAGSLVNSRRLESITALLLNLNRRYHAITSIQIIGLKI; from the coding sequence ATGGGTCGGATTGCGTTTATTGGGGGCACGGGTCCCGAAGGAATGGGGCTGGCGCTGCGCTGCGCGCTAGCGGGTGAGAGCGTCATCATCGGCTCGCGCCAGCAAGCCCGCGCCGAGGCCGCCGCCGAGAAAGAACGTTACCGCTTGCACTTGTTGCGGCCGGGGGCACACATCGAAGGTTGCGAGAACGCCGCGGCCGCAGACCGCGCCGAAATCGTCGCCATGTGCGTCCCCTTCGCCGGCTTGGAGCACACCCTGCACGAGCTCCGCCCGCAGCTGGCCGGCAAGATCATCCTCGACGTCGTCAACCCGCTGCAGGTAAGACACGGAGTGTTCAAGCTCGAACCCGTACCCGCCGGCTCGGTCGGCGAGCTCACCCAGCAGATGGTGCCGCAAGCGCACGTGGTCAGCGCCTTCAAGAACTTGAGCGCCGAAGAGCTGCTGCACTTGCACCACCCGCTGGCGGGCGACGTGATTCTGTGTGGCGACCACGACCAGTCCAAACAGCAGATCGTCGATCTAGTACACCGCATGCCCAACTTGCGCCCGATCGACGCCGGCTCGCTGGTCAACTCGCGCCGGCTGGAGAGCATCACCGCGCTGCTGCTCAACCTCAATCGCCGCTACCACGCCATCACCTCGATCCAGATCATCGGCCTGAAGATCTAG
- a CDS encoding TIGR03619 family F420-dependent LLM class oxidoreductase produces the protein MPQKMRFGFMLFPFDRFERPQDFVEVAKVGEACGFHAVELADRLLLPRVAGKRFMNESWPDGITLAAYLAAATSTIRFLFNVRVVPWDSPFRLAKALATLDVVSAGRVLCGVGVGAHRDEFEQLGIPFDERGRRLDRHLRVMKELWTSETPAFKDERFSFSNVSFRPKPVQQPHIPLLIGGSGPRPLRRVIELGDGWTPMRGTLQQVRDGIQWIRRTAQEAGRDPDSFHFGFNGLAVGVDEAVLKARRLAGDTAAVARERTAAETIAEIEGYRSAGVNYLTIVMPFRTPAEYAGKLEQFAREVLPSFA, from the coding sequence ATGCCACAGAAGATGCGCTTCGGATTCATGCTCTTTCCGTTCGACCGGTTCGAGCGACCCCAGGATTTCGTCGAGGTGGCGAAGGTGGGCGAGGCTTGCGGGTTCCACGCCGTCGAGTTGGCCGACCGGCTGCTGCTGCCGCGCGTTGCCGGCAAGCGGTTCATGAACGAGAGCTGGCCCGACGGCATCACCTTGGCTGCGTACCTGGCCGCAGCCACTAGCACGATCAGGTTTCTCTTCAACGTTCGCGTGGTCCCGTGGGACAGCCCTTTCCGTCTGGCCAAGGCGTTGGCGACGCTGGACGTGGTATCGGCCGGCCGCGTCCTCTGCGGCGTCGGCGTCGGCGCGCACCGCGACGAGTTCGAGCAGTTGGGCATTCCCTTCGACGAACGCGGCCGCCGCCTCGACCGGCACCTACGAGTGATGAAGGAGCTGTGGACCAGCGAGACGCCGGCATTCAAGGACGAGCGCTTCTCGTTCTCCAACGTCAGCTTCCGCCCCAAACCCGTGCAGCAGCCGCACATCCCGCTGCTGATCGGCGGCAGCGGACCACGCCCGCTGCGGCGAGTGATTGAACTTGGAGACGGCTGGACGCCCATGCGCGGAACGTTGCAGCAGGTGCGCGACGGAATTCAGTGGATCCGCCGCACAGCCCAGGAGGCCGGGCGCGACCCGGATAGCTTCCACTTCGGCTTCAACGGTCTGGCCGTCGGCGTTGACGAGGCCGTCTTGAAGGCCAGGCGGCTGGCCGGCGACACCGCCGCCGTGGCCCGCGAGCGCACCGCGGCCGAGACCATCGCCGAGATCGAAGGCTACCGCAGCGCCGGGGTCAACTACCTCACCATCGTCATGCCGTTTCGCACACCCGCGGAGTACGCCGGCAAGCTCGAACAGTTCGCCCGCGAAGTGCTGCCGTCGTTCGCGTAG
- the trpS gene encoding tryptophan--tRNA ligase, with protein MPDIVVSGMRPTAQLHLGNWLGALRNWVQLQHQRRCFFFVADWHTLTTTSESEGLAARTREMVIDWLAAGLDPQQTVIFRQSAIKEHAELHLLLSMIIPTPWLLRNPTVKEQARDLGLIQGEDESEMTKINYGHLGYPVLQAADIIIYKATAVPVGVDQAPHIEITREIVRRFNHLYRPVFPEPETLLTEVPKVPGTDGRKMSKSYNNAVYLCDSEKEVDGKLGRMITDTRRVRRSDAGEPNDCPAFNLHRIYCTPAEIEYVSAGCRTAAIGCLECKRVMIKHVNAELAPMRERRAELLSHPSRVREVLEYGNQRARAVAAATMAEVRSAMHLEA; from the coding sequence ATGCCGGACATCGTGGTCAGCGGCATGCGGCCAACCGCACAGCTGCATCTGGGCAACTGGCTGGGGGCGCTGCGCAACTGGGTTCAGCTCCAACACCAGCGGCGCTGCTTCTTCTTCGTCGCCGACTGGCACACCCTCACCACCACCAGCGAAAGTGAGGGCCTGGCCGCACGCACCCGCGAGATGGTGATCGACTGGCTGGCGGCCGGGCTCGATCCGCAACAGACGGTGATCTTCCGCCAGTCGGCAATCAAGGAGCACGCCGAGCTGCACCTGCTGCTGTCGATGATCATCCCGACGCCCTGGCTGTTGCGCAACCCGACGGTCAAGGAACAAGCGCGCGACCTCGGGCTGATCCAGGGCGAGGACGAAAGCGAGATGACCAAGATCAACTATGGCCATCTCGGCTATCCGGTGTTGCAGGCTGCCGACATCATCATCTACAAGGCCACCGCCGTCCCGGTCGGTGTCGATCAGGCGCCGCACATCGAGATCACGCGCGAGATCGTCCGCCGCTTCAATCATCTCTACCGCCCGGTGTTCCCCGAGCCGGAAACCCTGCTCACCGAGGTTCCCAAGGTGCCCGGCACCGACGGGCGCAAGATGAGCAAGAGCTACAACAACGCGGTCTACCTCTGCGACTCCGAGAAGGAGGTCGACGGCAAACTCGGCCGCATGATAACCGACACTCGCCGGGTGCGGCGCAGCGACGCCGGCGAGCCCAACGATTGCCCGGCCTTCAACCTGCACCGCATCTATTGCACCCCGGCCGAAATCGAGTATGTCTCCGCCGGCTGCCGCACGGCGGCAATCGGGTGCCTGGAGTGCAAGCGGGTGATGATCAAGCACGTCAATGCCGAGTTGGCGCCGATGCGCGAGCGGCGGGCCGAATTACTGAGTCACCCCAGCCGCGTGCGCGAGGTGCTCGAATACGGCAATCAGCGCGCCCGCGCGGTGGCCGCCGCCACCATGGCGGAAGTGCGCTCGGCCATGCACCTGGAGGCGTGA